In Mytilus trossulus isolate FHL-02 chromosome 14, PNRI_Mtr1.1.1.hap1, whole genome shotgun sequence, a genomic segment contains:
- the LOC134695724 gene encoding uncharacterized protein LOC134695724 isoform X1: MLCIVIKYVVQSTEFYHLKSEANFIHGFRCGNVCITCMHIIAKLLFEEQESTLIINTLVSVVSPSMKEFLRCTRGVMSAQLRRSARKRKNLPILAAASARKKVNQRVPDTMSVTAPQLPTLDTGTPFIPITSSTGTYPMLFSQTGAGIYTSASTGPVDLTSTANTLLYSRVPLPDQRVCNTVTSQDPPEHSLGNTNGASSFTMPFSTFDHPIQIPSMHANIAFNVSQSIREKIMKSEFIDLGILLINNTQQATQKLVFRGGEFIVQTENMQNKIGSIDQWTSAFIIFVSIYILYCAFR, from the exons ATGCTTTGTATTGTTATCAAATATGTAGTTCAAAGTACTGAGTTCTATCACTTAAAATCTGAAGCAAACTTTATACATGGTTTCAGATGTGGGAACGTATGCATTACATGTATGCATATTATTGCAAAACTTCTGTTCGAGGAACAAGAATCCAccttaataataaatacactaGTCTCCGTTGTTTCGCCTTCTATGAAAGAGTTTCTCCGGTGTACAAGAG GAGTCATGTCAGCACAGCTCAGGCGGTCTGCCAGGAAAAGGAAAAATTTGCCAATACTGGCTGCTGCATCAGCAAGGAAAAAGGTTAACCAGAGAGTACCTGACACTATGTCAGTAACTGCACCACAGTTGCCTACACTTGATACTGGTACACCATTCATACCCATTACTAGTTCTACTGGTACATACCCAATGTTGTTTTCACAGACAGGGGCAGGCATATATACCAGCGCAAGTACAGGGCCAGTCGATTTGACAAGCACAGCTAATACCCTGTTATACTCAAGAGTACCACTACCAGACCAAAGAGTGTGCAACACTGTTACCAGTCAAGATCCTCCAGAACATTCCTTAGGTAATACTAATGGTGCCTCAAGTTTTACAATGCCATTTAGTACTTTTGATCACCCTATTCAGATACCCAGCATGCATGCTAATATTGCTTTTAATGTTTCTCAAAGTATCAgagaaaaaattatgaaaagtgaATTTATTGATTTAGGCATTTTGTTAATTAACAATACTCAGCAGGCTACACAAAAGCTTGTTTTTAGAGGAGGTGAATTTATTGTGCAAACAGaaaatatgcaaaacaaaattgggTCTATTGACCAATGGACATCAgcatttatcatttttgttagtatatatatattgtactgTGCATTCAGGTAG
- the LOC134695724 gene encoding uncharacterized protein LOC134695724 isoform X2, which produces MSAQLRRSARKRKNLPILAAASARKKVNQRVPDTMSVTAPQLPTLDTGTPFIPITSSTGTYPMLFSQTGAGIYTSASTGPVDLTSTANTLLYSRVPLPDQRVCNTVTSQDPPEHSLGNTNGASSFTMPFSTFDHPIQIPSMHANIAFNVSQSIREKIMKSEFIDLGILLINNTQQATQKLVFRGGEFIVQTENMQNKIGSIDQWTSAFIIFVSIYILYCAFR; this is translated from the coding sequence ATGTCAGCACAGCTCAGGCGGTCTGCCAGGAAAAGGAAAAATTTGCCAATACTGGCTGCTGCATCAGCAAGGAAAAAGGTTAACCAGAGAGTACCTGACACTATGTCAGTAACTGCACCACAGTTGCCTACACTTGATACTGGTACACCATTCATACCCATTACTAGTTCTACTGGTACATACCCAATGTTGTTTTCACAGACAGGGGCAGGCATATATACCAGCGCAAGTACAGGGCCAGTCGATTTGACAAGCACAGCTAATACCCTGTTATACTCAAGAGTACCACTACCAGACCAAAGAGTGTGCAACACTGTTACCAGTCAAGATCCTCCAGAACATTCCTTAGGTAATACTAATGGTGCCTCAAGTTTTACAATGCCATTTAGTACTTTTGATCACCCTATTCAGATACCCAGCATGCATGCTAATATTGCTTTTAATGTTTCTCAAAGTATCAgagaaaaaattatgaaaagtgaATTTATTGATTTAGGCATTTTGTTAATTAACAATACTCAGCAGGCTACACAAAAGCTTGTTTTTAGAGGAGGTGAATTTATTGTGCAAACAGaaaatatgcaaaacaaaattgggTCTATTGACCAATGGACATCAgcatttatcatttttgttagtatatatatattgtactgTGCATTCAGGTAG